A portion of the Luxibacter massiliensis genome contains these proteins:
- a CDS encoding sensor histidine kinase, whose amino-acid sequence MKNLFKNLSLTFVCLCASTVLAFLFFHFGHKNSVNIALVYILTLIIIALNTRGYLYGIAAAVYCVAAVNTFFTYPFFKMDFTLDGYPVTFLGMLTISIITSTTTTRLKKQKEALDERERKLAEADKEKIRANLLRAVSHDFRTPLTSIIGSSASFIEDQENLSQAEQLELVANINEDANWLLNMVENLLTVTRIQNDSGKVKKSLEVVEEVVAEAILRVHKRYPELKIHVDMPQEFLMLPMDATLIEQVLINLLENTWLHANSSRTVDIIIKSTADEVIFTIRDYGVGLDESQIPSIFTGNYISNSTDRRKGIGIGLSICKTIITAHGGTITASNHSNGAEFTFILPLKG is encoded by the coding sequence TTGAAGAACCTATTTAAAAATTTGTCTTTAACCTTTGTATGCCTGTGCGCATCAACGGTCCTTGCATTTTTATTTTTTCATTTTGGCCATAAGAACTCGGTCAATATTGCCCTGGTCTATATTCTGACCCTGATTATCATTGCCCTGAACACACGGGGATATCTGTACGGGATCGCAGCCGCGGTATATTGTGTAGCTGCGGTAAACACATTTTTTACTTATCCATTTTTTAAGATGGATTTCACTTTGGACGGGTATCCTGTCACGTTTTTGGGTATGCTGACTATCAGTATTATTACCAGCACAACAACTACCAGGCTAAAAAAACAAAAAGAAGCTTTGGACGAGCGTGAGCGCAAGCTTGCCGAAGCGGACAAGGAAAAAATACGCGCTAACCTTCTAAGAGCAGTTTCCCATGATTTTAGGACGCCGCTGACCAGTATTATAGGTTCCTCTGCTTCTTTTATTGAAGACCAGGAGAATTTATCCCAAGCTGAACAATTAGAACTGGTCGCCAATATAAATGAAGATGCCAACTGGCTCTTAAATATGGTTGAGAACCTCCTCACTGTGACCCGTATACAGAATGACTCTGGAAAGGTCAAAAAATCACTGGAGGTCGTAGAGGAGGTTGTGGCAGAGGCTATCCTGCGGGTACACAAACGGTATCCCGAATTAAAAATACACGTGGACATGCCCCAGGAGTTCTTAATGCTTCCAATGGATGCCACACTGATAGAGCAAGTTCTGATTAACCTTCTCGAAAATACCTGGCTGCATGCCAATAGCTCAAGGACTGTAGATATAATCATCAAAAGCACTGCCGACGAGGTTATATTTACCATACGTGACTACGGGGTGGGCCTGGATGAGTCACAGATCCCTTCAATTTTTACAGGGAATTATATCAGCAATTCAACCGACCGCCGTAAAGGCATCGGCATCGGATTATCTATCTGTAAAACAATTATAACGGCCCATGGCGGAACAATTACAGCTTCTAACCATAGCAATGGTGCTGAATTTACTTTTATCCTCCCACTGAAAGGGTGA
- a CDS encoding Nramp family divalent metal transporter, whose translation MGDNKASKSSANGVLYHKYTLKEKLKNMGPGILVVGTFMGPGSITSATRAGADFGYTLLWTVVFSIIAVIVLQEMASRFGIVTQTGLADGIVSYLKDRPTVKAIMKAVIAISISLGGVAYMGGDLTGTAMGVSTISGIPSNIVAAVWGCCILIIINISNDILGTLMKLLSVTVTIMAIVFTVTMIVTKPDVSEVFAGLVPRIPKGAALTCGAMIGTTVVPYNMFIHATSSKRTWSDPKQLPLSRFDTTVTMIIGGIITAAIMISAGTVIRGLEVNSAADMAVALEPLLGRFAKPFLCIGMIAAGVSASTGTPLGVSFVLSGLFGWKTEKSDKRYFFTNIIVLAIGIIVALSGFQPVKIIMTAQAVNGIFLPVVVFLLIYLTSRKSLMGKYKSTPIQTFLGFLVGLVTLIVGISSIISFF comes from the coding sequence ATGGGAGATAATAAAGCATCAAAGTCTAGCGCTAATGGAGTGCTGTATCATAAATATACTTTAAAGGAAAAACTTAAAAATATGGGGCCAGGGATACTTGTTGTGGGAACTTTTATGGGGCCGGGATCAATTACAAGTGCTACTCGAGCAGGCGCTGATTTTGGATATACTCTATTGTGGACAGTTGTATTTTCTATTATAGCAGTAATTGTTTTACAAGAAATGGCATCGAGGTTTGGTATTGTTACACAGACTGGATTAGCAGACGGGATTGTCTCATATTTAAAAGATAGGCCTACAGTAAAAGCCATAATGAAAGCGGTTATAGCTATTTCCATATCACTAGGTGGAGTTGCCTATATGGGTGGAGACTTAACAGGTACAGCAATGGGTGTATCTACCATATCAGGCATTCCTTCAAATATAGTGGCTGCCGTATGGGGGTGTTGTATACTTATAATCATAAACATTAGTAATGATATATTAGGAACACTTATGAAATTGCTATCTGTTACAGTGACTATTATGGCTATAGTTTTTACAGTAACAATGATAGTAACAAAGCCAGATGTAAGCGAAGTATTCGCAGGGTTAGTTCCCAGGATACCAAAAGGCGCAGCTTTAACATGTGGGGCAATGATAGGTACGACTGTAGTGCCCTATAATATGTTTATTCACGCAACTAGTTCTAAAAGAACATGGTCTGATCCAAAACAACTTCCACTTTCTCGTTTCGATACAACAGTAACAATGATAATTGGAGGAATTATAACAGCAGCTATCATGATCAGTGCAGGCACAGTTATTCGTGGACTTGAAGTGAATTCTGCCGCAGATATGGCAGTTGCATTAGAGCCGCTATTGGGGCGTTTTGCTAAACCATTTTTATGCATAGGGATGATAGCAGCCGGTGTTTCAGCCTCTACAGGGACACCTCTAGGAGTATCATTTGTTCTATCTGGATTATTTGGATGGAAAACTGAAAAAAGTGACAAGCGATACTTTTTCACAAATATTATTGTTCTTGCTATTGGCATTATTGTTGCATTATCAGGATTCCAACCTGTAAAGATTATTATGACTGCTCAGGCTGTTAATGGAATTTTCCTTCCAGTAGTTGTATTTTTGCTGATTTATTTGACTAGTAGAAAATCCCTAATGGGAAAATATAAAAGTACACCCATCCAAACTTTTCTAGGCTTTTTGGTTGGGTTAGTAACGCTTATAGTTGGAATAAGTAGTATTATATCATTTTTTTAA
- a CDS encoding response regulator — MTHKFTVLIIEDEKNIQTFVSKVLKKHDYKVLCTDRGGEGLDIIRSQCPDIILLDLGLPDMDGGEIIREVRTWSSTPIIVISARTAEKEKVLALDCGADDYITKPFGTSELLARIRASLRHSNKLMTDSTLYIRPYQSGGLILDFSRRLLTIDGEEIHLTPIEYKIVSFLAQNSGKVMTYAAILASVWGPYADSDNKILRVNMANIRRKLEADPAQPQYIFTEVGVGYRMKEDEFSDAL, encoded by the coding sequence ATGACGCATAAATTTACGGTTTTAATTATAGAAGATGAAAAGAATATACAAACCTTTGTATCTAAAGTACTAAAAAAGCACGATTATAAAGTTCTCTGTACAGACCGCGGAGGTGAAGGCCTGGATATTATCCGCTCCCAGTGCCCTGACATTATTCTGCTGGACCTGGGACTTCCCGACATGGACGGAGGCGAGATTATCCGTGAAGTACGCACCTGGTCCAGCACCCCCATTATTGTTATTTCTGCCAGGACTGCAGAAAAGGAAAAAGTACTGGCCCTGGATTGTGGAGCTGATGACTATATAACCAAACCCTTCGGCACATCTGAGCTTCTGGCCCGTATCCGGGCCTCCCTCAGGCACAGTAACAAACTGATGACTGACAGTACTCTTTATATCCGCCCCTACCAAAGCGGAGGCCTGATTCTGGATTTCTCCAGGCGGCTTTTAACAATTGACGGTGAGGAAATCCATCTGACCCCTATTGAATATAAGATTGTTTCATTCCTTGCCCAAAATTCTGGGAAAGTTATGACCTATGCCGCCATTCTCGCCAGTGTATGGGGGCCTTATGCCGACAGCGACAATAAGATCCTGCGGGTAAATATGGCAAATATACGCAGGAAGCTTGAGGCAGATCCGGCCCAACCCCAGTATATTTTCACAGAGGTAGGCGTGGGGTACCGCATGAAAGAGGATGAATTTTCAGACGCCCTTTAG